In Anopheles gambiae chromosome 2, idAnoGambNW_F1_1, whole genome shotgun sequence, a single window of DNA contains:
- the LOC1281948 gene encoding histone-arginine methyltransferase METTL23, with protein MTKFQQMENDGEQIKRFVFGSKSRHGASYVGEKLEILIPELPLPGYSFYTWPSAPVLAWFLWERRHSLINKRILEIGAGTALPGLLAAKCGAHVTLSDCSTLPKTLEHIQRCCRLNNLVPGPGKDIEVIGLTWGLFLDQVLQLGPLDLILGSDVFYDPSVFEEILVTISFILEANPGAKFICTYQERSADWCIENLLKKWDLVCSVISLDNLSEDLGVDPQELMGNHTVHLLEIVRKPIG; from the exons ATGACCAAATTCCAacaaatggaaaacgatggcgAGCAGATAAAAAGGTTTGTTTTCGGTAGCAAATCTAGGCACGGGGCCTCGTATGTGGGTGAAAAGCTGGAAATACTCATACCGGAG CTTCCACTGCCAGGATATTCGTTCTACACCTGGCCCTCTGCCCCGGTGTTGGCGTGGTTTCTCTGGGAACGGCGGCACTCGCTCATCAACAAGCGGATACTGGAGATAGGAGCCGGCACAGCACTGCCGGGTCTGCTGGCTGCCAAGTGTGGGGCTCACGTAACACTCAGCGATTGCAGTACGCTACCGAAAACCTTGGAACACATCCAACGCTGCTGCAGGCTGAACAATTTAGTGCCCGGCCCGGGCAAGGACATCGAGGTTATCGGGCTGACGTGGGGACTGTTTCTGGATCAGGTGTTGCAGCTCGGCCCGCTGGATCTGATCCTCGGCTCGGACGTGTTCTACGACCCGTCAGTGTTTGAGGAAATCCTAGTGACGATATCATTCATACTCGAGGCGAATCCGGGAGCGAAATTCATCTGCACCTATCAGGAACGGAGCGCCGACTGGTGTATCGAGAATCTGCTCAAAAAGTGGGACCTGGTGTGCTCCGTGATTAGCTTGGACAATCTGAGCGAGGATCTCGGTGTCGACCCGCAAGAGTTGATGGGCAACCATACCGTGCACTTGCTGGAAATAGTACGAAAGCCTATCGGATAA
- the LOC11175582 gene encoding SRA stem-loop-interacting RNA-binding protein, mitochondrial: protein MSSTTAAASTIARGVQKLFVGNLPWTVSTKELKTYFSKYGHVHSTNVIYDKSTGISRGYGFIVFSTREGFTNATNNRLHVLEGRVLDLQPASS, encoded by the coding sequence ATGTCTTCCACCACAGCTGCCGCCAGTACCATCGCCCGAGGGGTGCAAAAACTGTTCGTGGGCAACCTACCGTGGACGGTCAGCACAAAGGAGCTGAAAACGTACTTCTCCAAGTACGGTCACGTCCATTCGACCAACGTAATCTATGACAAGTCGACCGGCATCAGTCGCGGCTACGGGTTCATCGTGTTCAGTACGCGGGAGGGCTTCACCAATGCCACCAACAACCGGTTGCACGTGCTCGAGGGACGTGTGCTGGACTTGCAACCTGCCTCTtcttaa